The proteins below come from a single Frankiales bacterium genomic window:
- a CDS encoding glycosyltransferase, which produces MSTSPDAPGDPAQPPSPGRSAAPGVSVVVPVLNEERHLAGAVGRLLGQAYDGPLEVVLAVGPSRDRTHEIASSLAAADPRVRVVDNPTGRTPAGLNAAIAAAAHDVIVRVDGHALVPADYVATAVEVLERTGADNVGGIMGAEGETTFERAVAVAMTSPLGVGAAAFHTGGEEGPAPTVYLGAFRRSALERVGGYDESMVRAQDWEMNYRIRESGGLVWFTPRMRVTYRPRPTLRALARQYHDYGRWRREVVRRHPDTLNARYLAAPVALLGVVLGTAAGLLSLGGPTWLAIGWAAPVGYAVLAVAGGLWISRRQPLAVAVRVPAVLATMHGSWGLGFLTSRTGPSRAWARRPAR; this is translated from the coding sequence ATGTCGACCTCACCCGACGCGCCGGGCGACCCGGCCCAGCCGCCCTCACCGGGCCGCAGCGCGGCTCCGGGCGTCTCGGTGGTGGTGCCGGTGCTCAACGAGGAGCGCCACCTCGCCGGGGCCGTGGGCCGGCTGCTCGGCCAGGCCTACGACGGCCCGCTCGAGGTGGTCCTGGCGGTGGGCCCCAGCCGCGACCGCACCCACGAGATCGCGTCCTCGCTGGCCGCCGCCGATCCTCGTGTTCGCGTCGTCGACAACCCCACCGGGCGCACACCGGCGGGCCTCAACGCGGCCATCGCGGCGGCCGCGCACGACGTCATCGTGCGCGTCGACGGCCACGCCCTGGTGCCCGCGGACTACGTCGCCACGGCCGTGGAGGTGCTCGAGCGCACCGGCGCGGACAACGTCGGCGGGATCATGGGCGCCGAGGGCGAGACCACCTTCGAGCGCGCGGTCGCCGTGGCCATGACCTCCCCGCTGGGCGTCGGCGCGGCGGCGTTCCACACCGGTGGCGAGGAGGGGCCGGCCCCCACCGTCTACCTGGGCGCCTTCCGGCGCTCGGCGCTCGAGCGCGTCGGCGGCTACGACGAGAGCATGGTGCGCGCCCAGGACTGGGAGATGAACTACCGGATCCGCGAGTCCGGCGGGCTGGTGTGGTTCACCCCGCGGATGCGAGTCACCTACCGGCCCCGCCCCACGCTGCGCGCCCTCGCACGGCAGTACCACGACTACGGCCGCTGGCGCCGTGAGGTGGTGCGCCGTCACCCCGACACGCTCAACGCCCGCTACCTCGCCGCGCCGGTGGCGCTGCTCGGGGTGGTGCTCGGCACCGCCGCCGGCCTCCTCTCGCTCGGCGGGCCGACCTGGCTGGCGATCGGCTGGGCGGCCCCGGTCGGCTACGCCGTGCTCGCCGTCGCCGGCGGCCTGTGGATCTCGCGGCGCCAGCCCCTCGCGGTCGCCGTGCGGGTGCCGGCGGTGCTCGCGACCATGCACGGGTCGTGGGGCCTGGGCTTCCTCACCTCGCGCACCGGCCCGTCGCGGGCGTGGGCGCGGCGGCCTGCTAGGTGA
- a CDS encoding pyridoxamine 5'-phosphate oxidase, with amino-acid sequence MAGLGWDEVAARFAAAANWWVATSGPAGPHAVPVWGVVVDDVLHFYGDPNAVRSQNLAADPRVALHLESGSDVLLVHGEAVALGPAGGVDAVNAAYAAKYAAPDDAQYLPDAPLNDASLLYGVRPERALAWSLGGEDSMRMRRWAPGG; translated from the coding sequence ATGGCCGGCCTCGGCTGGGACGAGGTCGCGGCGCGCTTCGCGGCAGCGGCGAACTGGTGGGTCGCCACGTCCGGCCCGGCCGGGCCGCACGCCGTGCCGGTGTGGGGCGTCGTGGTCGACGACGTCCTGCACTTCTACGGCGACCCGAACGCGGTGCGGTCGCAGAACCTCGCGGCCGACCCGCGCGTGGCGCTGCACCTCGAGAGCGGGTCCGACGTCCTCCTCGTGCACGGCGAGGCCGTCGCGCTCGGCCCGGCAGGTGGGGTGGACGCCGTCAACGCCGCGTACGCCGCGAAGTACGCGGCGCCCGACGACGCGCAGTACCTGCCGGACGCGCCGCTCAACGACGCGTCGCTCCTGTACGGCGTGCGGCCGGAGCGCGCCCTGGCGTGGTCGCTCGGCGGCGAGGACTCGATGCGGATGCGCCGCTGGGCGCCGGGCGGCTGA
- a CDS encoding acyl-CoA thioesterase, translating to MSEQPPFAPTPTSFSRVTLARIMEDVDANLHGNVHGGVVMKAVDDAAGAVAARHTRGKAVTASMDEMVFLEPVRVGDILTCKAQVNWTGATSMEIGVRVTTQRWDDAEVEGRHVASAYLVFVAIGDDERPRPVVQVVPETDLDRHRFAEAQIRRESRLARRDAILARRAAGGD from the coding sequence ATGAGCGAGCAGCCCCCGTTCGCGCCCACGCCGACCTCCTTCAGCCGGGTCACCCTCGCGCGGATCATGGAGGACGTCGACGCCAACCTGCACGGCAACGTGCACGGCGGGGTCGTGATGAAGGCCGTCGACGACGCCGCAGGGGCCGTCGCCGCACGGCACACGCGGGGCAAGGCCGTCACGGCCTCCATGGACGAGATGGTGTTCCTCGAGCCGGTGCGGGTGGGCGACATCCTCACGTGCAAGGCGCAGGTGAACTGGACGGGCGCGACGTCGATGGAGATCGGCGTCCGCGTCACCACGCAGCGCTGGGACGACGCCGAGGTCGAGGGCCGCCACGTGGCGTCGGCCTACCTCGTGTTCGTGGCCATCGGCGACGACGAGCGGCCCCGCCCGGTGGTGCAGGTGGTGCCGGAGACCGACCTGGACCGGCACCGGTTCGCCGAGGCCCAGATCCGGCGCGAGTCGCGGCTGGCGCGTCGCGACGCGATCCTCGCGCGCCGGGCGGCCGGCGGGGACTGA
- a CDS encoding aminotransferase class V-fold PLP-dependent enzyme translates to MTADVRSRFPGLSDGWVRFDGPAGTLPVDSCVDAIADYMRSPAPANLGGLFAASIESGAVVDRARAATARLVGAEPEEIVFGPSTTNLMFSFTRALARQWQPGDRIVCTQLDHDSNVTPWVLAARDAGATVEMLEVDPVDGTLDVEPLKGLCADGRTRWVAICGASNLTGHAPDLERAVALAREHGARIHVDGVARVPHLPTDAAALDVDSLSTSPYKWYGPHAGALAVRHGILAEVEPYRVRPADYVGPFRWETGTTQIEVLAGVAAAAEFMLSTPIAEESERETRLLAQLQEGLHDISGVTVHGPSVTPDRAPTVVFTVAGFTPEQVDAHLAQRRIAVWHGDNYACELVDALGLRAGGGVVRAGIVRYTTADDVDALLAAVAELSAGR, encoded by the coding sequence ATGACCGCTGACGTCCGCTCCCGATTCCCCGGCCTGTCCGACGGCTGGGTCCGCTTCGACGGTCCCGCGGGGACCCTCCCGGTGGACTCCTGCGTGGACGCGATCGCCGACTACATGCGCTCGCCGGCGCCGGCCAACCTCGGCGGGCTGTTCGCCGCGAGCATCGAGAGCGGGGCCGTGGTCGACCGCGCGCGGGCCGCCACCGCCCGGCTGGTGGGCGCCGAGCCCGAGGAGATCGTGTTCGGCCCCAGCACGACGAACCTCATGTTCTCCTTCACCCGCGCGCTCGCCCGCCAGTGGCAGCCCGGCGACCGGATCGTGTGCACGCAGCTCGACCACGACTCCAACGTGACGCCGTGGGTGCTCGCGGCGCGCGACGCCGGCGCCACCGTGGAGATGCTCGAGGTGGACCCGGTCGACGGCACGCTCGACGTCGAGCCGCTCAAGGGCCTGTGCGCGGACGGCCGCACCCGCTGGGTGGCGATCTGCGGTGCGTCCAACCTCACCGGGCACGCGCCGGACCTCGAGCGCGCCGTCGCCCTCGCCCGTGAGCACGGCGCGCGCATCCACGTCGACGGCGTCGCCCGCGTGCCGCACCTGCCCACCGACGCCGCGGCCCTCGACGTCGACTCGCTGTCGACCTCGCCCTACAAGTGGTACGGGCCGCACGCCGGCGCGCTGGCCGTGCGGCACGGGATCCTCGCCGAGGTGGAGCCCTACCGCGTACGCCCGGCCGACTACGTCGGCCCGTTCCGGTGGGAGACCGGCACCACCCAGATCGAGGTGCTCGCGGGGGTCGCCGCGGCCGCCGAGTTCATGCTCTCGACGCCGATCGCGGAGGAGTCCGAGCGCGAGACGCGGCTGCTGGCGCAGCTGCAGGAGGGCCTGCACGACATCTCGGGCGTCACGGTGCACGGGCCCTCGGTCACTCCCGACCGCGCCCCCACCGTGGTGTTCACCGTCGCCGGGTTCACGCCCGAGCAGGTCGACGCCCACCTCGCGCAGCGGCGCATCGCCGTGTGGCACGGCGACAACTACGCCTGCGAGCTGGTCGACGCCCTCGGGCTGCGTGCCGGCGGCGGCGTCGTGCGCGCGGGCATCGTGCGCTACACCACCGCCGACGACGTCGACGCCCTCCTCGCCGCGGTCGCCGAGCTCAGCGCGGGCCGCTGA
- a CDS encoding LytR family transcriptional regulator, which yields MTSPTTRPGLAPAPRRGLRAVAAVASTLVLLTSGVAWAGVAQFDAGVTRIQIPGLGGEVGHSDPMNILLVASDSRDGITRSQAAKLHLGHDNYGAPRTDTMMLVHIGADAGSVSVISLPRDTLADLPAYTDAQGKKHQAHQAKLNAAFAEGGPTGMVATVESMTGLKIDHYVEISFSGFLRMVDAVGGVEVCLPTALKDKNSGLDLPAGRQTIQGAQALAYVRARYVDPTSDLGRMKRQQKFIASIVKKATSAGTLLNPVRLDSFLTAVAHSITTDSGLGKDQMLDLADRLKGTSPSNVAFETVPLGAPEKIPGIGDVLTWDKKKAAALFTALKNDQPIVAPAPSASASATTVTVAPSAISVAVLNGTSTTGLGARAANDLAGLKFSIAGPAQNATSPVGSATVVSYDPRWDQSAKTVAAAIPGSTLTPVAGLGRTIRVTVGTSYAGVQKVTVAKAPSPSSSSPAPRTAADDICKS from the coding sequence GTGACCTCGCCGACGACGCGACCCGGCCTCGCGCCCGCGCCGCGACGCGGGCTGCGCGCCGTGGCGGCGGTCGCCTCCACCCTCGTGCTGCTCACGAGCGGGGTCGCCTGGGCCGGGGTCGCGCAGTTCGACGCCGGCGTCACCCGGATCCAGATCCCCGGCCTCGGCGGCGAGGTCGGGCACAGCGACCCGATGAACATCCTGCTGGTCGCCAGCGACAGCCGTGACGGCATCACCCGGTCGCAGGCGGCGAAGCTGCACCTCGGCCACGACAACTACGGCGCCCCCCGCACCGACACGATGATGCTCGTCCACATCGGGGCCGACGCCGGCTCGGTGTCGGTCATCTCGCTGCCCCGCGACACGCTCGCCGACCTGCCCGCCTACACCGACGCGCAGGGCAAGAAGCACCAGGCCCACCAGGCCAAGCTCAACGCCGCCTTCGCCGAGGGCGGCCCGACCGGCATGGTCGCGACGGTCGAGTCGATGACCGGGCTGAAGATCGACCACTACGTCGAGATCAGCTTCAGCGGCTTCCTGCGCATGGTCGACGCGGTGGGCGGCGTCGAGGTGTGCCTGCCGACGGCGCTGAAGGACAAGAACTCCGGGCTCGACCTGCCCGCCGGCCGCCAGACGATCCAGGGCGCGCAGGCCCTCGCCTACGTGCGCGCCCGCTACGTCGACCCCACGTCCGACCTCGGGCGCATGAAGCGCCAGCAGAAGTTCATCGCGTCCATCGTGAAGAAGGCGACCAGCGCCGGGACCCTGCTCAACCCCGTGCGGCTCGACTCGTTCCTCACCGCGGTGGCGCACAGCATCACGACGGACTCCGGGCTCGGCAAGGACCAGATGCTCGACCTCGCCGACCGCCTCAAGGGCACCAGCCCCTCCAACGTCGCGTTCGAGACGGTGCCGCTCGGCGCGCCCGAGAAGATCCCCGGCATCGGCGACGTGCTCACGTGGGACAAGAAGAAGGCCGCGGCGCTGTTCACCGCGCTCAAGAACGACCAGCCGATCGTCGCGCCGGCCCCGAGCGCGTCGGCGTCGGCCACCACGGTGACGGTGGCGCCCAGCGCGATCTCGGTCGCCGTCCTCAACGGCACGAGCACGACGGGGCTCGGTGCCCGGGCGGCGAACGACCTCGCCGGCCTGAAGTTCTCGATCGCCGGCCCGGCGCAGAACGCGACGTCGCCCGTCGGGTCCGCCACGGTCGTCAGCTACGACCCGCGGTGGGACCAGTCCGCCAAGACGGTCGCGGCCGCCATCCCCGGCTCCACGCTCACGCCGGTGGCCGGCCTCGGTCGCACGATCCGCGTGACCGTCGGGACGTCCTACGCCGGGGTCCAGAAGGTGACGGTCGCCAAGGCGCCGTCGCCGTCGTCCTCGTCGCCCGCGCCCCGCACGGCTGCCGACGACATCTGCAAGTCCTGA
- a CDS encoding SDR family NAD(P)-dependent oxidoreductase: MQGTSGRTPAPGTTPQQPVGSGFGHGSTARDVLSGVDLSGRTAVVTGGYSGLGLETTRALAGAGAHVVVPARRRSTAEEALADVDGSVEVHELDLGSLDSVRAFASGVVGSGRAVDLLVNNAGIMACPETRVGDGWEAQLATNHLGHFVLTCGLWPALVASGGARVVSLSSTGHKLSDIRWDDPMWHAEPYDKWRAYGQSKTANSLFAVHLDALGAAESVRAFAVHPGGIMTPLQRHMAREEMVALGWMDEQGNVREGFKTPEQGAATSVWAATSPALESRGGVYCEDCDVAEPTDPASPLARYRGVDAHAVDRDSAARLWDLSVALTGTDLPPVG, translated from the coding sequence GTGCAGGGAACCTCAGGGCGCACACCCGCACCGGGGACGACGCCGCAGCAGCCGGTAGGCTCCGGCTTCGGCCACGGCAGCACGGCCCGCGACGTCCTCTCGGGCGTGGACCTCTCCGGTCGCACGGCGGTGGTCACGGGCGGCTACTCCGGCCTCGGGCTGGAGACCACCCGGGCCCTCGCGGGCGCGGGTGCGCACGTGGTCGTCCCGGCGCGCCGGCGATCCACGGCCGAGGAGGCGCTGGCCGACGTGGACGGCAGCGTCGAGGTGCACGAGCTCGACCTCGGCAGCCTCGACAGCGTCCGCGCGTTCGCGTCGGGGGTCGTGGGGTCCGGGCGGGCGGTCGACCTCCTGGTCAACAACGCCGGCATCATGGCCTGCCCCGAGACCCGCGTGGGCGACGGCTGGGAGGCGCAGCTGGCCACCAACCATCTCGGCCACTTCGTCCTCACGTGCGGGCTGTGGCCGGCGCTGGTCGCCTCCGGCGGTGCCCGGGTGGTGTCGCTGTCGTCCACGGGGCACAAGCTCTCCGACATCCGCTGGGACGACCCCATGTGGCACGCGGAGCCCTACGACAAGTGGCGCGCCTACGGCCAGTCGAAGACGGCGAACAGCCTGTTCGCCGTGCACCTCGACGCCCTCGGCGCGGCCGAGTCGGTGCGCGCGTTCGCGGTGCACCCCGGCGGCATCATGACGCCGCTGCAGCGCCACATGGCCCGCGAGGAGATGGTCGCCCTGGGGTGGATGGACGAGCAGGGCAACGTGCGCGAGGGCTTCAAGACCCCCGAGCAGGGCGCCGCCACGTCGGTGTGGGCGGCCACCTCCCCGGCGCTCGAGAGCCGTGGCGGGGTCTACTGCGAGGACTGCGACGTCGCCGAGCCCACCGATCCTGCCTCGCCGCTCGCGCGCTACCGCGGCGTCGACGCGCACGCCGTCGACCGCGACTCCGCCGCCCGGCTCTGGGACCTGTCCGTGGCCCTCACCGGCACCGACCTCCCGCCGGTGGGCTGA
- a CDS encoding EAL domain-containing protein → MGRRTPGSVDPAAERQISDLLRTAKESLHLSVAFLSRLDEDTQYLEVVESSGPASLFFKQGVTQRRETTFCQAILDGRLPPVIPEVARNPVAMSLPSARIPRIRSYVSVPVTLSDGTLYGTFCAAGLTSDKGLSKRDQALMEVLAKAAALVLEPGIRDRERREEIEQRLLPLMEVQGGPVVVFQPIVELATGVRAGAEALSRFPAEWGLPPDVCFAEAHSVGLGDRLELLALTRAAEALDEVGGYVAMNVSPATLLTAEAQELLRGLPLDRVLLELSEHDPVDDYDELGAALEPLRRMGMRLGIDDVGAGFSSLRHIVLTHPDVIKLDRSIVDGVSRDEVLSTLVRSLVVFARGAGARVVAEGIETEDDAAWLRGLDVDLGQGWWFGRPGPSADLAPTAYGTPAPADATSPAPPASVRTART, encoded by the coding sequence ATGGGCCGCCGCACGCCAGGATCCGTCGACCCCGCGGCGGAGCGGCAGATCTCCGACCTGCTGCGGACGGCGAAGGAGTCGCTGCACCTCAGCGTCGCGTTCCTCAGCCGGCTCGACGAGGACACCCAGTACCTCGAGGTCGTCGAGTCCTCCGGCCCGGCGTCGCTGTTCTTCAAGCAGGGCGTCACCCAGCGCCGCGAGACCACGTTCTGCCAGGCGATCCTCGACGGCCGGCTCCCGCCGGTGATCCCGGAGGTCGCCCGCAACCCCGTCGCCATGAGCCTGCCCTCCGCGCGGATCCCCCGGATCCGCAGTTACGTCTCGGTGCCCGTGACGCTCTCGGACGGCACCCTCTACGGCACCTTCTGCGCCGCCGGCCTCACCAGCGACAAGGGCCTGTCCAAGCGCGACCAGGCGCTCATGGAGGTGCTGGCCAAGGCGGCGGCGCTCGTGCTCGAGCCGGGCATCCGCGACCGCGAGCGCCGCGAGGAGATCGAGCAGCGCCTGCTGCCACTCATGGAGGTCCAGGGCGGCCCGGTCGTGGTGTTCCAGCCCATCGTGGAGCTCGCCACCGGTGTCCGGGCGGGCGCCGAGGCGCTGAGCCGGTTCCCCGCCGAATGGGGCCTGCCCCCGGACGTGTGCTTCGCCGAGGCGCACAGCGTCGGCCTCGGCGACCGGCTCGAGCTGCTGGCGCTGACCCGCGCCGCCGAGGCGCTCGACGAGGTGGGCGGGTACGTCGCCATGAACGTCTCGCCGGCCACGCTGCTGACCGCGGAGGCGCAGGAGCTGCTGCGCGGGCTCCCGCTCGACCGCGTGCTGCTCGAGCTCTCCGAGCACGACCCCGTGGACGACTACGACGAGCTCGGCGCGGCGCTGGAACCGTTGCGGCGCATGGGCATGCGCCTGGGGATCGACGACGTCGGCGCCGGGTTCTCCTCGCTGCGGCACATCGTGCTCACCCACCCGGACGTCATCAAGCTCGACCGCTCCATCGTCGACGGCGTCAGCCGCGACGAGGTGCTCTCGACGCTCGTGCGCTCGCTGGTGGTCTTCGCCCGCGGGGCGGGCGCGCGCGTGGTCGCCGAGGGCATCGAGACCGAGGACGACGCCGCCTGGCTGCGCGGGCTCGACGTCGACCTCGGCCAGGGCTGGTGGTTCGGCCGGCCGGGCCCGTCCGCGGACCTGGCCCCGACGGCCTACGGCACCCCTGCCCCGGCAGACGCCACGTCGCCCGCGCCGCCGGCCAGCGTCAGGACGGCCCGGACTTGA
- a CDS encoding DUF4031 domain-containing protein, whose amino-acid sequence MRVPRPRASSYPASVILIDPPQWWHRERWWGHMVSDESYDELHDFAARLGVPRRGFDRDHYDIPEALHPEAIAAGAALVPSKELVTRLRAAGLRRPKGRPVA is encoded by the coding sequence ATGCGCGTCCCCCGGCCACGGGCCTCGTCGTACCCTGCGTCGGTGATCCTCATCGACCCGCCGCAGTGGTGGCACCGCGAGCGGTGGTGGGGGCACATGGTCAGCGACGAGTCCTACGACGAGCTGCACGACTTCGCCGCCCGCCTCGGGGTGCCGCGCCGCGGGTTCGACCGCGACCACTACGACATCCCCGAGGCGCTGCACCCCGAGGCCATCGCGGCCGGGGCGGCGCTGGTGCCGAGCAAGGAGCTCGTCACGCGGCTGCGCGCGGCCGGCCTGCGCCGGCCCAAGGGCCGCCCGGTCGCCTGA
- a CDS encoding EamA family transporter: MLTSSTSSQVGAAMGAHAFPTIGPAGVVAVRQFVAAAVLVPAARPPLRRMTWPQWWPVLLLALVFATMNLSLYVAIDRLGLGLAITLEFLGPLSVALLGSRGRRDLLLALAAAVGVYVLVLPSPSSDWVGVGLALVAGVCWAAYILLQRVVGGRLPGLQAPAAATSVSALVYLPLFVSLVVSGRMTAAALGYSVAAGVGSSLIPYVADITALRRVPPRLFGVFMSVNPVLAALAGWVMLGQVLALHEWAGILLVVTTNAVAVLLAHAEPSADALADEPAFDAAVQT; encoded by the coding sequence ATGCTCACCAGCTCGACGAGCAGCCAGGTGGGCGCGGCGATGGGCGCCCACGCGTTCCCGACGATCGGCCCCGCCGGCGTGGTGGCGGTGCGCCAGTTCGTGGCGGCGGCCGTGCTCGTCCCGGCCGCGCGGCCCCCGCTGCGCCGGATGACATGGCCGCAGTGGTGGCCCGTGCTGCTGCTCGCCCTGGTGTTCGCCACCATGAACCTCTCGCTCTATGTCGCGATCGACCGGCTCGGGCTCGGCCTCGCCATCACCCTGGAGTTCCTGGGGCCGCTCTCGGTGGCGCTGCTCGGCTCGCGCGGGCGGCGCGACCTGCTGCTCGCGCTCGCGGCCGCGGTCGGCGTCTACGTGCTCGTGCTGCCGAGCCCCTCGAGCGACTGGGTCGGCGTCGGCCTGGCGCTGGTGGCCGGGGTGTGCTGGGCGGCCTACATCCTGCTCCAGCGCGTCGTCGGCGGACGCCTCCCGGGCCTCCAGGCACCGGCCGCCGCGACGTCGGTCAGCGCGCTGGTCTACCTCCCGCTGTTCGTGAGCCTGGTGGTCTCCGGCCGCATGACCGCCGCCGCCCTGGGCTACTCGGTCGCGGCCGGGGTCGGCTCGTCGCTCATCCCGTACGTCGCCGACATCACCGCGCTGCGCCGCGTGCCGCCGCGGCTGTTCGGCGTCTTCATGAGCGTCAACCCGGTGCTCGCGGCGCTGGCCGGCTGGGTGATGCTGGGCCAGGTGCTGGCGCTGCACGAATGGGCCGGGATCCTCCTGGTCGTCACCACGAACGCCGTCGCCGTCCTGCTCGCGCACGCCGAGCCCTCGGCAGACGCGCTGGCGGACGAGCCCGCCTTCGACGCCGCGGTCCAGACCTGA